ATGGTCCCGTTGTGCGCCTTGACGACGGCGGAGACGATCGCCAAACCCAGCCCCGTACTGCCGCCTTTGCGAGAGCGTGAGCTGTCCCCACGCGCGAACCGCTCGAAAACCTCCGATTGCTGCGTCACCGGAATCCCGGGACCGTTGTCGGTGACCTGCAGCAGCGTGTGTGCCGGCCCGGTGCTCAGCCGGGTGGTGACGACGGTGCCCGGCGCGGTGTGAATGCGGGCATTGGCCAGTAGGTTGGCCATCACCTGATGCAGGCGCGCCTGGTCGCCGGTGACCATCACCGGTTCCGGCGGCAGATCGAGCTCCCACTGATGATCCGGGCCGGCGATATGCGCGTCGCTGACGGCGTCCACCGCCAGGCGGGACAGGTCGACCGGTTCCCGCTCGAGCGGCCGACCGGAGTCGAGCCTGGCCAGCAGCAGCAGGTCCTCGACCAGGCGCGTGATCCGATCGGTCTCCGACGCGACCCGGCTCATCGCGTGCGCGACCGCCTCCCGGTCGTCGCCCATGCGTTGCGCTAGTTCGGTGTAGCCGCGGATGGCGGCCAACGGTGTGCGCAATTCGTGGCTGGCGTCGGCGACGAACTGGCGGACCCGGGTTTCGCTGGCCTGCCGGGTCGACAGTGCGGCGGAGATGTGATCGAGCATCCGGTTGAGGGCCGAACCGAGTTGGCCCACTTCGGTATAGGGGTTGGCGTCGTCCTCGGGTACCCGGACCGGCAGCTCCACCTCACCGCGGTCCAGTGGCAGGTCGGCCACTTTGGTGGCGGTCTGGGAAACCCGCCGTAACGGCGCGAGCGCCCGCCGGATGATGACCACCCCGGCGGCGGTCGCGGCTGCCATCGCGATCAGCGTGACGATGCCGAAAATGAGCAACATCCGGAATTCGGTGGCGTCGATGTTGAACATCGACAGGCCGGTCACGATGACGTCGGCCCGGTTGCGGCTGGGGGC
This genomic stretch from Mycobacterium paragordonae harbors:
- a CDS encoding sensor histidine kinase, which gives rise to MSSSRRARSPRVWSLRLRLVVGQVAVLAVVCVGITAATELALRHHLLAQLDSQLSGTSYRSSLLYPEPPRRHEPRVPKTGPGPKFLDAPGQPAGMVAAVVSDGKTVDAGYLTSSGTRAALTPTAQQQLEQIAGSRSPVTVNLDGLGRYRVVAAPSRNRADVIVTGLSMFNIDATEFRMLLIFGIVTLIAMAAATAAGVVIIRRALAPLRRVSQTATKVADLPLDRGEVELPVRVPEDDANPYTEVGQLGSALNRMLDHISAALSTRQASETRVRQFVADASHELRTPLAAIRGYTELAQRMGDDREAVAHAMSRVASETDRITRLVEDLLLLARLDSGRPLEREPVDLSRLAVDAVSDAHIAGPDHQWELDLPPEPVMVTGDQARLHQVMANLLANARIHTAPGTVVTTRLSTGPAHTLLQVTDNGPGIPVTQQSEVFERFARGDSSRSRKGGSTGLGLAIVSAVVKAHNGTITVHSRPGRTEFAVRLPVGTTSDGWQPPASSG